From a single Pseudalkalibacillus hwajinpoensis genomic region:
- a CDS encoding galactitol-specific PTS transporter subunit IIC, with product MQGFVNIVQGFLDLGATVILPVAIFLLGLLFGQKPGKAFRSGLTIGVAFVGIFLVVDLLVNNLGPAAQGMVDRLGVELNVIDVGWPASSSIAWASGVAAFIIPLGLLVNVIMLVTKTTKTMNVDIWNFWHYTFMAAMVYAISGSIIQSLLAAVIFQVIALKVADWTAPMVSEFFELPGVSIATGSTISYAPGIFLVKLLQKTPVVKNWNADPDTIQKRFGIFGESIFIGLFLGAVIGILAGYSVGDVIEIGMAMAAVMVLMPRMVKILMEGLMPVSESAREWLSKRFGDREIHIGLDAAVALGHPAVISTALILVPVTVALAVILPGNALLPFGDLATIPFVVAFIVGAARGNIVHSVIVGTIMIGLSLYLATDVAPMFTEMAINADFNMPEGSTKISSIDQGGNLVNWLIYKLFSLFN from the coding sequence ATGCAAGGATTCGTAAATATCGTACAAGGCTTTTTAGATTTAGGTGCAACAGTTATCTTGCCAGTAGCGATCTTTTTATTGGGATTATTATTCGGTCAGAAACCGGGCAAAGCGTTCCGGTCAGGCTTAACGATCGGTGTTGCTTTTGTTGGGATCTTCTTAGTAGTTGATTTGCTTGTGAACAATTTAGGACCTGCCGCGCAGGGGATGGTAGATCGATTAGGGGTCGAACTAAACGTCATTGATGTCGGCTGGCCTGCGTCCTCATCTATTGCCTGGGCATCAGGTGTTGCGGCATTTATCATTCCGCTTGGTTTACTAGTGAACGTGATAATGCTAGTGACGAAAACAACCAAGACTATGAATGTGGACATTTGGAACTTCTGGCACTATACCTTCATGGCTGCAATGGTATATGCCATTTCAGGTAGTATCATCCAAAGTCTACTTGCTGCGGTCATATTCCAAGTTATCGCCCTTAAGGTTGCTGACTGGACAGCACCTATGGTTAGCGAATTCTTTGAACTGCCAGGAGTGTCTATCGCGACGGGAAGTACGATTTCTTATGCACCAGGAATATTTTTAGTGAAATTATTACAAAAAACCCCAGTCGTGAAAAACTGGAATGCAGATCCGGATACGATCCAAAAACGATTTGGTATTTTCGGAGAATCTATTTTTATTGGACTTTTTCTAGGTGCCGTCATTGGTATTCTAGCAGGTTATAGCGTTGGTGATGTCATTGAAATCGGTATGGCAATGGCAGCCGTCATGGTCTTGATGCCTCGTATGGTAAAGATCTTGATGGAAGGGCTAATGCCAGTTTCTGAATCCGCAAGAGAATGGTTATCGAAACGGTTTGGTGATAGAGAAATACATATCGGTCTTGATGCTGCAGTAGCGCTTGGACATCCGGCAGTTATTTCGACAGCTCTTATTCTTGTACCGGTTACCGTTGCTCTAGCAGTTATTCTACCTGGTAATGCTCTATTACCTTTTGGTGACTTAGCTACGATTCCGTTCGTAGTGGCATTTATTGTCGGTGCTGCAAGAGGAAATATTGTTCATTCCGTTATCGTAGGTACGATCATGATTGGACTTTCACTTTATTTGGCAACAGACGTCGCTCCGA
- the pxpB gene encoding 5-oxoprolinase subunit PxpB, with amino-acid sequence MKLDYYPLGDTGIQLVFGTEISEKTNRKIRMFADYLNRHPIEGVVEWVPAYTTLTIYYLPNKVTYQSLREELELINEQQQGREAATASLVYIIPTYYGDEAGSDLSIVAEHNGMSEDEVISIHSEKDYLIYMMGFVPGFPYLGGMPEEIATPRRENPRAEIAPGSVGIAGAQTGIYPLESPGGWQIIGQTPVQLYDPTSEHPILLESGHYLRFVSISKNEFIEIKEAIQRGEYVVETEEKKEGYHEVG; translated from the coding sequence GTGAAACTTGACTATTATCCTCTCGGAGATACAGGTATTCAACTTGTATTCGGAACCGAGATTTCAGAAAAAACGAATCGGAAGATACGGATGTTTGCGGATTATCTGAATCGTCATCCGATTGAAGGTGTTGTAGAATGGGTACCAGCTTATACAACACTAACGATATATTATCTACCTAATAAAGTAACTTACCAATCATTACGAGAAGAGCTCGAATTGATAAACGAACAACAACAGGGAAGAGAAGCAGCAACTGCTTCTCTTGTTTATATCATTCCAACTTATTATGGAGATGAAGCTGGCTCCGATTTATCTATTGTCGCAGAACATAATGGGATGAGTGAGGATGAGGTTATTTCTATCCATTCTGAGAAAGATTACCTTATTTACATGATGGGGTTCGTACCTGGATTTCCTTATTTAGGCGGTATGCCTGAGGAAATTGCAACCCCACGACGTGAAAATCCTCGTGCTGAAATTGCACCGGGATCAGTGGGAATTGCTGGAGCGCAAACAGGGATTTATCCACTTGAATCACCAGGTGGCTGGCAGATTATTGGTCAAACGCCAGTGCAGTTATACGACCCAACAAGCGAGCATCCGATTTTACTGGAGTCAGGACATTATTTGCGATTTGTATCAATTAGTAAAAATGAATTTATTGAAATTAAAGAAGCGATCCAGCGTGGAGAATACGTTGTGGAAACCGAAGAGAAAAAGGAGGGATATCATGAAGTCGGTTGA
- a CDS encoding NRAMP family divalent metal transporter gives MGTENKKPLSLENGPTKSKWGVILGAAFLMGSSAIGPGFLTQTAVFTEQLLASFGFVILISIILDIGVQANIWRIIAVSKKRGQDIANMVLPGLGYFLAFAVALGGLAFNIGNVGGAGLGMNVLFGIDPRIGAAITGVITIGIFLSKEAGIAMDKIARILGGLMILLTLYVAFQSNPPVGDAIVHTFAPDKIDVFAIITLVGGTVGGYITFAGGHRLLDAGISGKENLHQVTKSSVSGILIASIMRVFLFLAVLGVVATGFKLDPANPPASVFQQAAGAIGYKMFGVVLWAAGITSVVGAAYTSVSFLRTLSKNVDRHHSGVTIGFIAVSTIIFAFIGKPVLLLILAGAFNGLILPVALGTLLVAAYKKSIVGDYKHPLWLTIFGGFVFLITAYLAIVTLIDKIPQLFT, from the coding sequence ATGGGTACTGAAAACAAGAAACCACTTTCATTAGAGAACGGTCCAACGAAGAGCAAGTGGGGGGTTATACTTGGGGCAGCCTTTTTAATGGGCTCATCTGCAATCGGTCCGGGATTTCTAACCCAGACGGCTGTATTTACTGAACAACTTCTAGCAAGCTTTGGATTTGTTATTCTAATTTCCATTATTCTCGACATTGGGGTCCAGGCAAATATCTGGCGAATTATTGCCGTATCAAAGAAAAGAGGACAGGACATCGCGAACATGGTGCTACCTGGACTTGGTTACTTCCTCGCCTTTGCGGTGGCACTTGGTGGACTTGCCTTTAATATTGGTAATGTTGGCGGTGCAGGACTTGGAATGAACGTGCTATTTGGTATTGATCCACGGATCGGGGCAGCAATTACGGGTGTCATTACAATTGGAATTTTCCTTTCTAAAGAAGCGGGCATTGCGATGGATAAAATTGCACGCATCCTCGGCGGACTGATGATTTTACTTACGTTGTACGTAGCATTTCAAAGTAATCCACCAGTTGGTGATGCGATCGTCCATACATTCGCACCTGACAAAATTGATGTATTTGCGATTATTACATTAGTAGGTGGAACAGTTGGGGGTTACATTACGTTTGCTGGGGGACATCGACTTCTCGATGCAGGTATATCCGGTAAAGAAAATCTTCACCAGGTTACAAAAAGCTCGGTATCAGGAATTCTTATTGCATCAATCATGCGGGTTTTCCTATTCCTGGCTGTATTGGGCGTTGTAGCAACAGGCTTCAAATTGGACCCGGCCAACCCGCCGGCATCTGTTTTCCAGCAGGCAGCAGGGGCGATTGGATATAAGATGTTTGGTGTCGTCTTATGGGCGGCAGGAATCACATCCGTAGTTGGTGCAGCTTACACATCTGTATCATTTTTACGAACTTTATCGAAGAATGTGGATCGTCACCATTCAGGTGTGACAATTGGCTTTATCGCCGTTTCGACGATAATCTTCGCCTTTATCGGTAAACCGGTTCTGTTGCTTATTCTTGCAGGTGCATTCAATGGATTAATATTACCAGTTGCATTAGGAACGCTATTAGTTGCAGCTTATAAGAAATCAATTGTGGGTGATTACAAACATCCTCTTTGGTTAACGATCTTTGGAGGCTTTGTCTTTCTAATAACAGCTTATTTAGCGATTGTGACGTTAATCGATAAAATTCCACAACTGTTTACTTAA
- a CDS encoding biotin-dependent carboxyltransferase family protein, translated as MSNPIFKVVKSGLLTTIQDNGRSGYQQYGIVVAGAMDPFSMNIANFLVGNPGNEAVLEVTVMGPTIDVVGDAVIAISGGDLSPKVNGEKAPMWKSFEVKEGDRLEFGQPVEGARSYVSVAGGFDIPLVMGSKSTYLRAGIGGLDGRALEKGDVLNGTGGVNGISGRALHPEEVPTYKKEMDIRVVMGPHLNAFSDAAVQTFLSSTYEVTPKSDRMGFRVKGPKIEHETSADIISEAIPLGGIQVPANGEPIILMADRQTTGGYTRIGTVISRDIPYLAQAMPGCKIRFCEVNVEEAQEIYEDNDRFIRTLGKVSNPRQ; from the coding sequence ATGTCTAATCCTATATTTAAAGTAGTAAAATCGGGACTGTTAACAACCATACAGGATAACGGGCGCAGCGGTTACCAACAGTATGGCATTGTTGTCGCAGGTGCGATGGATCCCTTTTCCATGAACATTGCTAATTTTCTTGTTGGTAATCCCGGAAATGAAGCAGTTCTCGAAGTAACTGTGATGGGACCAACGATAGATGTGGTTGGAGATGCAGTTATTGCAATTAGTGGTGGTGATCTTTCACCGAAAGTGAATGGAGAAAAAGCGCCAATGTGGAAAAGTTTCGAAGTGAAAGAAGGGGACAGGCTTGAATTCGGGCAGCCAGTTGAAGGAGCTCGCTCATATGTCAGTGTTGCAGGGGGATTTGATATCCCACTCGTGATGGGAAGCAAGTCTACCTATTTAAGAGCAGGTATTGGCGGTCTTGACGGCCGAGCTCTTGAAAAAGGTGACGTGTTAAATGGAACTGGAGGTGTGAACGGAATAAGCGGTCGTGCGTTGCACCCGGAAGAGGTTCCTACCTATAAAAAAGAAATGGATATTCGAGTTGTAATGGGACCTCACCTGAACGCCTTCTCTGATGCTGCCGTGCAAACTTTTCTATCATCGACTTACGAAGTAACCCCAAAATCAGATCGTATGGGCTTTCGAGTAAAAGGTCCGAAGATAGAGCACGAGACTTCTGCAGATATTATTTCAGAAGCGATCCCCCTTGGAGGTATTCAGGTTCCTGCAAATGGAGAACCGATTATTCTGATGGCTGATCGCCAAACAACAGGCGGATACACAAGAATCGGAACGGTTATCTCAAGAGATATTCCCTATCTAGCTCAGGCGATGCCAGGCTGTAAAATACGTTTTTGCGAAGTGAATGTTGAAGAAGCTCAAGAAATATATGAAGACAATGATCGATTCATTCGCACGTTAGGTAAGGTGTCTAACCCTCGTCAATAA
- the accB gene encoding acetyl-CoA carboxylase biotin carboxyl carrier protein: MLNSKEIIEIIKYVNGSTVDEVHYEHNSFVVKVKNQNPQVEETVKSEQQEEPISQVPNIVNERGQEDVSPGPEMDTSHEEAETLTVTSPMVGMFYASPSPNDPAFIKIGDSVKEETVVCVLEAMKMFNDVQADVNGEVMEVLVQNGDLVEFGQPLFLVKPE, from the coding sequence ATGTTAAATTCAAAAGAAATTATTGAAATTATTAAATATGTGAACGGCTCTACAGTAGATGAAGTGCATTACGAGCATAATAGTTTCGTAGTGAAGGTAAAGAACCAGAATCCACAGGTGGAAGAAACTGTGAAGAGTGAACAGCAAGAGGAGCCTATCAGCCAGGTTCCGAACATTGTTAATGAGCGAGGGCAGGAGGATGTAAGTCCGGGACCAGAAATGGATACGTCACATGAAGAGGCGGAAACGCTTACCGTTACTTCGCCAATGGTGGGGATGTTCTACGCTTCTCCGTCTCCTAATGATCCTGCTTTTATTAAGATTGGTGACTCCGTTAAAGAAGAAACGGTTGTCTGTGTGCTTGAAGCAATGAAGATGTTTAATGACGTTCAGGCTGATGTGAATGGAGAAGTTATGGAAGTCCTTGTTCAAAATGGGGATCTTGTTGAATTCGGTCAACCGCTATTCTTAGTGAAACCAGAATAG
- a CDS encoding PTS sugar transporter subunit IIA, with protein MSELFFDESVILLDLECSAKEEVLTTMGRNLVNKNLVKESFIDAIIAREFEFATGLPTAGISVAIPHTDVHHVNRKTISMGVLNETVDFGVMGDDRETTPVKLVFMLAMDETHSQLSLLQQLMQVFQSEETLQYLVTEKDKTTIKQLIKAKVNCDSLEGDEKE; from the coding sequence ATGAGTGAATTATTTTTTGATGAATCTGTCATTCTTCTGGATCTAGAATGTTCAGCAAAAGAGGAAGTATTAACAACGATGGGGCGGAACCTGGTGAACAAAAACCTCGTGAAGGAAAGCTTTATCGATGCGATTATTGCGAGAGAATTTGAATTTGCAACCGGATTGCCAACAGCTGGTATTTCAGTTGCGATCCCCCATACGGACGTTCATCACGTTAATCGAAAGACCATTAGTATGGGTGTGTTGAATGAAACAGTTGATTTTGGAGTGATGGGTGATGATCGTGAAACCACCCCTGTGAAATTAGTGTTCATGCTTGCAATGGATGAAACCCATTCACAACTTTCATTGTTGCAGCAGTTAATGCAAGTATTCCAGAGTGAAGAGACGTTACAGTATCTGGTGACTGAGAAGGATAAAACAACTATTAAACAACTAATCAAAGCGAAAGTAAATTGTGATTCCCTTGAAGGAGATGAGAAAGAATGA
- a CDS encoding BglG family transcription antiterminator → MSNSDRSKLILDELIGNPRITSMALEKKYNLTRRQLGYSVNKMNEWLMTKDLPVIERTRQGHFIIDQSVFTTLTGEEKEPSIATAVLSEKQRVHLIILMLLSCEEELSLNHFTSELAVSKNTILSDMKQVQTYLDDYHLVIRYSRKTGYVLEGKEFQIRKLLINVTYQLLQNDGGGTILKKLANIQEDEVDEFINRIENIECKLNLKFTDEKISTMPYIFILILKRIQKGHVLKTFSIKYQNLSNTKEYQATEEIFRHSNYQIPVEERLFCTLHLLTSNVYWSEYLTEADTIPDLVPAIDTMLQLFEKSTCIYFQNKEQLLNNLLQHIKPAYYRIKYHLTDTIEIHESLSNEFKELHHLIKRCIGPLEKLIGSKVPESETAYITMLIGGWMRRQGDSIEKKIKAIVVCPQGVSVSGLMFNELRELFPEFVFLDSLSVRGFLEYELDYDIVFSPTFLETDKKLFVSKAFLGRDEKYRLRKQVMLELYGYIPNDINVNHLIDIIKNHTVIKNEKELTRDLQSYINREEASSVKHTVKNLDINLHELIQQDYITTRKSVRSWEEAIRISSEPLIQKGHIEPEYVEAMLHRTSEDPYIVIGSNIAIPHAAPEEGVNEIGMSLLKLEDGVTFTSEYKINLVIVIAAVDKQKHIHALMQLMKFAGSESDRNRVIHSDSVEEIHEIIKGYSKD, encoded by the coding sequence TTGTCAAATAGTGATAGAAGCAAGCTAATTTTAGATGAACTAATTGGTAATCCAAGGATCACTAGTATGGCTTTAGAGAAGAAATATAACTTAACTCGTAGACAGCTTGGTTACAGCGTTAACAAAATGAATGAATGGCTGATGACTAAGGACCTTCCAGTAATTGAACGAACAAGACAGGGGCATTTCATCATTGATCAATCAGTTTTTACAACTCTTACTGGTGAGGAGAAAGAACCGTCTATTGCAACAGCAGTACTATCAGAGAAACAACGAGTTCATCTCATTATCCTGATGCTCTTAAGCTGCGAAGAGGAGCTGTCATTGAATCATTTTACAAGTGAATTGGCTGTTAGTAAAAATACGATTCTTAGTGATATGAAACAAGTTCAAACTTATTTAGATGACTATCATTTAGTTATTCGATATTCGAGAAAAACCGGTTATGTGTTGGAAGGTAAGGAGTTTCAAATTCGCAAACTGCTAATTAACGTAACCTACCAGCTTCTTCAAAATGATGGCGGCGGAACTATTTTAAAGAAATTAGCTAATATTCAAGAAGATGAGGTAGATGAGTTTATTAATCGAATTGAGAATATCGAGTGTAAATTGAACTTGAAATTTACTGATGAAAAGATATCCACGATGCCTTATATTTTTATATTAATTCTGAAACGAATTCAAAAGGGTCATGTTCTTAAGACGTTTTCTATTAAATATCAAAATCTATCAAATACAAAAGAATACCAGGCTACAGAAGAAATCTTCCGTCATTCCAATTATCAAATACCAGTGGAAGAACGATTGTTTTGTACACTGCATTTATTAACATCGAATGTCTATTGGTCTGAATATTTAACCGAAGCTGATACGATTCCAGACTTAGTACCTGCAATCGATACGATGCTTCAGCTTTTTGAAAAGAGTACTTGCATTTATTTTCAAAATAAGGAGCAATTGTTAAACAACTTATTACAACATATTAAGCCTGCCTATTATCGCATCAAATACCATCTTACTGACACAATCGAGATTCATGAATCTTTGAGTAACGAATTCAAGGAATTGCATCATCTGATAAAAAGATGTATCGGGCCACTGGAAAAATTAATTGGTAGTAAAGTTCCTGAGAGTGAAACGGCCTATATCACAATGTTAATTGGTGGATGGATGAGAAGGCAGGGCGATAGCATTGAGAAGAAAATAAAAGCAATTGTTGTATGTCCTCAAGGTGTCTCCGTATCAGGATTAATGTTTAATGAGTTAAGAGAGTTATTCCCGGAATTTGTATTTCTGGATTCTCTATCAGTACGAGGTTTTCTAGAGTATGAACTAGATTACGATATTGTATTCTCGCCGACATTTCTTGAAACAGATAAGAAGTTGTTTGTTTCAAAAGCCTTTCTTGGTCGTGATGAGAAATATCGTTTGCGGAAGCAGGTCATGTTAGAACTCTATGGATACATTCCAAACGATATAAACGTTAATCATCTAATCGATATTATTAAAAATCATACGGTGATTAAAAATGAAAAAGAGCTAACTAGAGATTTACAATCGTATATCAACCGTGAGGAAGCATCCTCAGTGAAACACACTGTGAAAAATCTTGATATTAATTTACACGAATTAATTCAACAGGATTATATCACGACGAGAAAATCGGTCCGTTCATGGGAAGAAGCGATTCGAATTAGTTCAGAGCCCTTAATTCAGAAAGGTCATATTGAACCTGAATACGTAGAGGCGATGCTTCATCGAACGAGTGAAGACCCATATATCGTCATTGGATCAAACATTGCGATTCCTCATGCAGCACCTGAGGAAGGTGTGAACGAAATTGGAATGAGCTTATTGAAATTAGAAGATGGAGTGACCTTTACTTCTGAATACAAGATTAACCTGGTTATTGTCATCGCAGCAGTTGACAAGCAGAAACATATCCATGCGTTGATGCAACTTATGAAGTTTGCTGGTTCTGAGAGTGATCGAAATCGAGTGATTCACTCGGATTCAGTTGAAGAGATTCATGAAATAATTAAAGGCTATTCCAAAGACTGA
- a CDS encoding LamB/YcsF family protein, translating to MKSVDLNSDLGESFGAYTIGNDENVLEFISSANIACGYHAGDHNVMMRTIELANSLGVGIGAHPGFPDLGGFGRRDMKMTADEVFNLVAYQVGAIQGVANVHQARVAHVKPHGALYNSAAKTPAIARAIASAVYAVNPELVLYGLAGSELIRAGRDVGLTVAQEVFADRTYQPDGTLTPRSEQNAMIHDADIAVGRVIRMVNEQQVTAVNGEDIAIQADTICVHGDEPEALRLVQQLRAQLVAEGIKIQRVGVNVNV from the coding sequence ATGAAGTCGGTTGATTTAAATAGTGACTTAGGGGAGAGCTTTGGCGCTTATACCATTGGAAACGATGAGAATGTCCTTGAGTTTATTTCATCAGCAAACATCGCCTGCGGTTACCATGCAGGTGACCACAATGTGATGATGAGGACGATAGAATTGGCGAATTCACTTGGTGTAGGGATCGGTGCACATCCGGGCTTTCCTGATCTCGGCGGATTTGGCAGGCGTGATATGAAGATGACGGCAGATGAGGTGTTCAACCTTGTTGCCTATCAGGTTGGTGCGATTCAGGGCGTTGCGAATGTTCATCAAGCTCGTGTTGCACACGTGAAGCCGCATGGTGCGCTCTATAATAGCGCAGCGAAAACTCCCGCTATTGCCAGAGCGATTGCAAGCGCTGTCTATGCTGTGAATCCTGAGCTTGTGTTATACGGATTAGCTGGGAGTGAATTAATACGAGCAGGAAGAGATGTTGGCTTAACGGTAGCACAAGAAGTTTTCGCTGACCGAACGTATCAGCCTGATGGCACACTTACACCAAGATCTGAACAGAATGCAATGATTCATGATGCAGATATTGCTGTAGGGCGCGTGATACGAATGGTAAATGAACAACAGGTGACCGCGGTTAACGGAGAGGACATTGCAATTCAGGCTGACACGATCTGTGTCCATGGGGATGAACCGGAGGCGCTTCGCTTGGTGCAACAGTTGAGAGCACAACTAGTAGCAGAGGGAATTAAAATCCAGCGCGTTGGAGTGAACGTCAATGTCTAA
- a CDS encoding PTS sugar transporter subunit IIB, which produces MKKKQVLVACGAGIATSTIVNGAIEEMAKEHQLKLDLIQIKITEVGGYVDTADLLVTTAMTKKEYPFPVINARSFLTGIGTDDTRKKILEELKK; this is translated from the coding sequence ATGAAAAAGAAACAAGTGTTAGTAGCGTGTGGAGCAGGTATTGCAACATCAACAATTGTGAATGGAGCTATTGAAGAAATGGCAAAAGAGCATCAGCTGAAATTGGATCTCATTCAGATCAAAATCACCGAAGTAGGTGGTTATGTAGACACGGCAGATTTGCTTGTAACGACTGCCATGACGAAGAAAGAATATCCGTTCCCGGTTATTAATGCTCGTTCATTTCTAACTGGAATCGGAACGGATGATACGAGGAAGAAAATTCTTGAAGAGCTTAAGAAGTAG
- the accC gene encoding acetyl-CoA carboxylase biotin carboxylase subunit, with translation MGIKKVLIANRGEIAVRIIRACHELELTAVAVYSEADRDALHVQLADESYCIGPTSSKDSYLNMANIMTAATNGEVDAIHPGYGFLAENAEFAEICEDCNISFIGPGKEAINQMGIKDIARKTMKEAGVPVVPGSNGIIKGKEEALELADEMGYPVIIKATAGGGGKGIRVVREEDELIKAINMTQQEAEKAFGNPGVYIEKFIEDFRHIEIQILADLYGNVIHLGERDCSIQRRMQKLVEETPSPALDDSVRTAMGDAAVRAAKAVNYAGAGTVEFIYDQNGNFYFMEMNTRIQVEHPVTEMVTGVDLIKEQIKVADNETLGLTQQDVTLTGWAMECRINAEDPENGFMPSPGKVETYLPPGGFGVRVDSAVYPGYMIPPFYDSMVAKLITYGATREEAILRMKRALSEFMIKGVKTTIPFHQKLLKHEKFVEGNFNTKFLEIYELS, from the coding sequence ATGGGGATCAAAAAAGTATTAATCGCAAATCGTGGTGAAATCGCTGTCCGAATTATTCGAGCGTGTCATGAGCTTGAGCTTACAGCGGTAGCTGTTTATTCAGAAGCAGATCGTGACGCACTTCATGTTCAATTAGCGGATGAAAGTTATTGTATTGGACCCACTTCTTCAAAAGATAGCTACTTGAACATGGCGAATATCATGACTGCTGCTACGAATGGGGAAGTGGATGCGATTCATCCTGGCTACGGATTTCTAGCGGAAAACGCAGAGTTTGCAGAGATTTGTGAAGACTGCAATATTTCGTTTATTGGACCAGGTAAAGAAGCAATCAACCAGATGGGGATCAAAGATATTGCCAGAAAGACGATGAAAGAAGCTGGCGTTCCAGTTGTCCCGGGTTCGAATGGCATTATCAAAGGTAAAGAAGAGGCACTTGAGCTAGCCGATGAAATGGGTTATCCGGTTATTATTAAAGCAACAGCTGGTGGTGGCGGTAAAGGGATTCGCGTTGTTAGAGAAGAAGATGAGTTGATTAAAGCGATCAATATGACGCAACAAGAAGCGGAGAAAGCGTTTGGAAACCCGGGTGTTTATATTGAGAAGTTCATCGAAGATTTTCGTCATATTGAAATTCAAATTCTCGCTGATCTTTACGGAAACGTCATTCATCTTGGGGAACGTGACTGCTCGATTCAAAGACGAATGCAAAAGTTAGTCGAAGAAACACCTTCCCCTGCCTTAGATGATTCAGTTCGTACCGCAATGGGTGATGCGGCAGTTCGAGCTGCAAAGGCTGTAAACTATGCTGGTGCCGGAACAGTTGAATTCATTTATGATCAGAATGGCAATTTCTATTTCATGGAGATGAATACACGTATTCAGGTTGAGCATCCGGTAACGGAGATGGTGACCGGTGTTGATTTAATTAAAGAACAGATTAAGGTCGCTGACAATGAGACGCTTGGACTCACACAGCAAGATGTTACTCTGACCGGATGGGCGATGGAGTGTCGCATTAATGCGGAGGATCCAGAGAATGGGTTTATGCCGTCTCCAGGGAAGGTAGAAACGTACCTGCCTCCTGGCGGTTTCGGTGTCCGTGTGGATTCTGCCGTATATCCAGGGTATATGATCCCGCCATTTTATGATTCGATGGTGGCGAAGCTCATTACGTACGGCGCGACTCGTGAAGAGGCTATACTACGAATGAAACGAGCATTGAGTGAGTTTATGATTAAGGGTGTCAAAACGACAATTCCTTTTCATCAGAAATTACTAAAGCACGAAAAGTTCGTGGAAGGTAATTTTAATACAAAATTTCTCGAAATCTATGAACTTTCATAA
- a CDS encoding putative hydro-lyase encodes METPQTQRLKFRESLASGTTSGMCDGYLQANMITLPAEYAFEFLLFCQRNPKPCPVVDVLEAGHVMPRIADADIRTDLPKYRIYKNGDLEQELLDLREVWQDDFVTFLLGCSFTFERALVEAGISLLHQEMEKVVPMYQTTIPCEDAGRFKGNMVVSMRAIKKEELEETINITSQFPQAHGAPIHIGNPSEIGIEHIEKPDYGEFTPYQEEERIPVFWACGVTPQYVGLNVKPEIMITHAPGHMLITDQRE; translated from the coding sequence ATGGAAACACCACAAACACAGCGGCTCAAATTCCGCGAAAGCCTTGCCAGTGGAACGACTTCAGGCATGTGTGATGGGTATTTGCAGGCAAATATGATCACGCTTCCTGCTGAGTATGCCTTCGAGTTTCTCTTATTCTGTCAGCGGAATCCAAAGCCATGTCCCGTAGTCGACGTACTCGAAGCAGGTCATGTGATGCCGCGAATTGCCGATGCGGATATTCGAACCGATCTACCGAAATACCGCATTTATAAGAACGGGGATTTGGAGCAGGAACTGCTTGACCTGAGGGAGGTGTGGCAGGATGATTTCGTCACGTTTCTACTCGGGTGCAGTTTTACCTTTGAGAGAGCTCTCGTGGAAGCCGGGATCAGCTTATTGCACCAGGAGATGGAGAAGGTTGTGCCTATGTATCAAACTACAATTCCCTGCGAGGATGCTGGGCGGTTCAAAGGAAATATGGTCGTCAGTATGAGAGCAATCAAGAAAGAAGAACTGGAAGAAACGATTAATATCACTTCACAGTTTCCGCAGGCACACGGAGCTCCAATTCATATTGGTAATCCGTCTGAAATTGGTATTGAACATATTGAGAAGCCTGATTATGGAGAATTTACGCCTTATCAGGAAGAAGAACGAATTCCAGTGTTCTGGGCATGTGGTGTTACGCCACAGTATGTTGGACTGAATGTGAAGCCTGAGATTATGATTACTCATGCGCCAGGGCATATGTTGATTACGGATCAAAGAGAATAG